GGTATACCGTGACGATCAGATCGTAGCCGAGTCGGTAATTGGTCTGCCCCACGACCTTCTCGAGGATCACTAGGGCAGACTCCCAATCGCCCGCTTCGAATTCGCAACGGGCGAGACCCAGAAGGGCGTGAGATTCGTTTGGGGATCGGTCGAGGACTCCCTGATAGGCCCCTCGTGCGTCATCGTATCGGCTTTGTTTGAGTAGGAGGTCGCCGGACCGGATCCGGGCCGGTAGGTAGTCGGGGGAAAGGCGGGTGACCCGACGAAACAGCTGGAGAGCGTCATCGGCATCGCCGAAACCCGAAAGAATGACCGCGTGGCGGTGGGGCCACTCGGGATTGCCGGGTTTCAGGTATTCGAGTGCGACATAACAGTGAATGGCTTCCGCGTAGAATCCGTTCGCGTGGTAGAGGCGGCTCAGGTTTCCGAGGGCGGTCTCGGGTTCATGGCCAGCCCGGACGGCCGCCTCGCATTCGCTGACGCGTTGCGGAAACTCCTCCGGCCACGCCGCCAGGTCCGGTGTGGGTGGTAGGGCCTGGCGCAGAACCTCGGTTCGCTGCCTGCTCGTCGTCCACCAGTAGCCGCCGGCCAAAGTCGCCATGGTGACCAGCGCGATCAGCGCGATGCCGACGGCTGGTTTCTTCATGGTGCCGTTCTCCGCCAGAGAGTAATCCGGGCAGAGTCTTCATACGGGGGAGTAACCGGGAAGCCACCGGTCACCAGCGAAGGTCGGTCGTCCTCTTCGAATCGCCCGACGGCGAGGGTGACCTGGTCGCGTGGTTGATAGGACAGAATGGTGGGTGTGAAGCTCATCCGGCCGTCATTGCGAAACCACATGAGGGCGACCACACCGGTTCCCTTCCGATCCCAGTCCGCATAGGCGCTGACCGCCACGATATCGGTGGCCCCGTCGCCGTCCAGATCGACCCCCACCGGGCTGTAGGCCCCGGGCAGATCGCCGACCCGGTGATACTGGAAGTAGCCATTGCCCTTGTTTTCAAACCATTGCACCCCGTGCCAGGGACGGGGACCGGGAACGGCCGACGGACCAAATCCATCCCCATTGGAATAGAGAATGTCGGGCCGCCCGTCCTTGTTCAGGTCGCTGACCGAGATCCCGCTGCTGCCATAATCCTCGTTGGTCGAACCCCAGATCCGCTTCTTCTCGAAGGTGCCGTTCCCCTTGTTCTGGAAATAGTAGACCTCCTCCCACTGCTGGGAAACGAGTGCGACGATATCGGGCAGGGCATCGCCATTGAAATCGTCGACGCAAACGTTGATCGCACCGGAGAGCTCGATCAGGACGTGTTCGCGGAAGGTCCAGAGTCCGGTTCGCTCCATCCAGATCACACGCCCCTGATCGTAGCCGAACTGGGCGACAGCCAGATCCATTCGCCCGTCCGCGTTAAAGTCGCCGGCCCGGGTATCCGTGACGCGGTAGGTGTTCTCGAGGATCTTGTGCGGGGTGAAGACCTGGTGGCCATCGTTTTCGAGGATGACGATTTCGC
This is a stretch of genomic DNA from Opitutaceae bacterium. It encodes these proteins:
- a CDS encoding VCBS repeat-containing protein, whose translation is MRSPIGSFPANPRKILLRAASISAWALALVLPGCKPAPDFSSSSSLSGQKSNRTEALDFMRMQAIGKPLDGPTWVANVNTGDLDQDGLVDVLACEARTNQVLWLRQTSRGVFDEQVVSSDLKAPVHVEAADMDDDGDFDLLVSVMGFVFPNNDRIGEIVILENDGHQVFTPHKILENTYRVTDTRAGDFNADGRMDLAVAQFGYDQGRVIWMERTGLWTFREHVLIELSGAINVCVDDFNGDALPDIVALVSQQWEEVYYFQNKGNGTFEKKRIWGSTNEDYGSSGISVSDLNKDGRPDILYSNGDGFGPSAVPGPRPWHGVQWFENKGNGYFQYHRVGDLPGAYSPVGVDLDGDGATDIVAVSAYADWDRKGTGVVALMWFRNDGRMSFTPTILSYQPRDQVTLAVGRFEEDDRPSLVTGGFPVTPPYEDSARITLWRRTAP